The Pandoraea apista genomic interval CCTCGCGCACGGCGGTCACCTCACGCACGGTTCGCCGGTCAACATGTCGGGCAAGTGGTTCAACGTGGTGAGCTACGGCCTGAACGAGCAAGAAGACATCGATTACGACGCTGCCGAGAAGCTCGCGCAGCAACACAAGCCGAAGATGATCGTGGCGGGCGCATCGGCCTTCGCCCTGAAGATCGACTTCGAGCGCATGTCGAAGATCGCCAAGTCGGTTGGTGCGTACTTCATGGTCGACATGGCGCACTACGCCGGTCTGATCGCCGCTGGCGTGTACCCGAACCCGGTGCCCCACGCCGACTTCGTGACCACGACCACGCACAAGAGCCTGCGCGGCCCGCGCGGTGGCGTGATCCTGATGAAGGCCGAGTTCGAGAAGCCGATCAACTCGGCGATCTTCCCGGGCATTCAGGGTGGTCCGCTCATGCACGTGATTGCCGGTAAGGCTGTCGCGTTCAAGGAAGCTGCCTCGCCGGAATTCAAGGCCTATCAGGAACAAGTTGCAAAGAACGCTCGCGTGATGGCCGAAACGCTGGTCAAGCGCGGCCTGCGTATCGTGTCGGGCCGCACCGAATCGCACGTCATGCTGGTCGACTTGCGTGCCAAGAACATCACTGGCAAGGCAGCGGAAGCCGCGCTGGGCGAGGCGCATATCACCGTCAACAAGAACGCGATTCCGAACGACCCGGAGAAGCCGTTCGTGACGAGCGGTGTGCGCCTGGGCTCGCCGGCCATGACCACGCGCGGTTTCAAGGAAGCCGAAGCGGAACTCGTCGGTAACTTGATCGCCGACGTGCTCGACAACCCGGAAGACGCTGAAAACCTGGCCCGTGTGCGTGCACAAGTGGCTGAGTTGACCAAGCGTTTCCCGGTCTACGGCTAAGCCGAGAGCCCCGCACACATGCGCTGCCCGTTCTGCCGGCACGACGACACGCAGGTCATCGACTCGCGTGAAGCGGAAGACGGCGCTGCCATCCGGCGGCGCCGGAAATGCCCGTCGTGCGACAAGCGTTTCACCACCTACGAACGCGTCGAGCTGGCGATGCCGGCGGTCGTCAAGAAAGATGGCAGCCGCGCCGAGTACGACCGCGCGAAAGTGCGCGCCAGTATGCAACTGGCGATTCGCAAGCGCCCGGTGAGCGCCGAAGCGATGGATGCTGCAATTGCGCGCATCGAGTACAAGCTGCTGGCCGGTGCGGAGCGTGAAGTGATGAGCCAGCGTATTGGCGAGCTTGTGATGCGCGAGTTGAAGCGGTTGGACAAGATCGCCTATATTCGCTTTGCGTCGGTGTATCGAAGCTTCGAAGATATCGCCGAGTTCCGCGATGTGCTCGAGGAGATCGACAGCACCGATATCAAGCCTAAGCGTAAGCCGGTGGGTTGAATCGCTAGGGGGAGGCGACAACAGCGCGTGTGAGCGTCAATGGAGGCCGTGAGGCCACCTCCGACGCAATGAATGACGGAAAACCCGTCGTGCCCGAAAGGGCGCGACGGGTTTTTTTATGCCCGCGCGGTTTGAGGTGACACGCCTGCGCGATGACGAAAATGTGACGCCTCGCAGCGCCAAAAACGCCAATGGGAAATCACTTCATTGCGGCTCTGCAACGTTGCGTGCGTACCTAATTGCGCGTTTATTTTGGGATGTTGGTGTTGATTGAGTGGTTGATTTGGGATGTTTCATCTGAAATTTAATTAAAAATAATAGGATTATTCGCAATTTTAGATGTCCGGGTTTTTTGGGGTATTTACCAAAAAGCCATCAGATCTAATTATTTTCGATGACATCTATTTAGAATTCGCCACTTCGCGGTGAGGCACCGCTGTTGTTGTCGCGATTAGGTGATTTGCCGTCGTGAAGAATTCTATTGAGGTTATCGAATGAAAAGCAAATTTCAGACGTCGCAAACGCTTCGTCAATCCAAGATCTGTCTGGCGGTCGCGACGATGCTCGCGGCGATGAGCATGCCTGCGCAAGCGGAGAACGTCATTGAGAGTGAGGCGGCGGCGTGGAGCGAGGAAAAAAGTAATGTCGCGAAGAGAATGAGCGACCGACTGCAAAGGCTGACGGATGAGTATCAGGAGAAGCTTGAAAAGGCTAATAGTCAGAGTTCGTTGAAAACGGTTCGTTTGAATATTTACTCGAAAACTAAAGATATTGCCAGTGAAATTGATTACAAGAAAGAAATGGCGAATTTGTCTGAGGTGGCTGATAAATTAATTGCCGATTTGAAAGGGGGAGGTCGGGAAATTGAAGGGTGGTTGCTCGATTTGCGGGTGGCGGATATGGAAAATGTCAAACGGGAAATCCAGAAGGTCATGGACGCCGGTTCGGACGAGTTTGAAAGAGCGCGCGGGCAGTTCGATGTGTTCCTGAAAAATAATGCCGAAGCTCTTAAGAGCGCCGATGAGGCGCTGAGTGTCGGCGCGAAGAAGACTGCGCTGAATGCACGTTTCGATGCACTCAATAATGCGGACGAAGCGACTTTCAAGCTTATGGCCAATACCAAGGAGTTGGTGGCGTCTTCGCAAAACGGCAGCGCTGCCGCACTGACGTGGGGTAACAACAATCTATTTAACGCGCATTTCGACGAGGGCTACCCCGACGGGGCGAGCCAGATCGGCAAGGAAACCGTACTCGATATCACGAAGCGCTCAGGTGCCGTATCGGATGCGATCGATGGGGCGAATGGTCACGAACGCGACGTAGGCACGATTCGAGTGGCGAAAGATGTGACTCACCTGGTGGGCGTTATTGAAGGGTATCTGAACGTTAATCAGGGGCTTGAAGGCGCCGGCGAACTGGCCGTGGCCGTTGGGAACAGCGGATCGCTCAATTTTGAAAAGGGGGGCAAAGGGATCGATCCTGCTGCACGGCACGTAGTTCTGATCGCCGGAAGCGGTGCGAGCGCGGAGGAAGTCGTCGCTGGCGCTTTCGGGACGGGCGGGAAAATCGATGAAGAGCCGGGGGTGATTCGGTTTCTTGCAGGCACAAGCGCTCAAAATGCTGCGATCGCAATCGCCACGGGCGCTCAACTGCGATTCGAGGAGGGCTCCAGTGCCGGCGCCAGCACCATCATGGTGAATGATGGAACGGTGCATTTCGACGACGCACACGCCGGCAGTGCGTCGATCCAGAACGCTGGCAGGCTCGTAGTTGACAGCTCGACGATGGGTACCAGTAGCGTAATTAATGGCGCCGAGGGTGAGTTCACTGCGAGCGATACGCAGCTCGAGAAAATGCACTTGACGAATCTGGGCACTACCGAGTTTTTTGGGGCTGCTGGCGGAAACGCTCGCATCTCGAACGACGGCGACGGCCACGTGACGATCCACGACACCAATCTGGAGAATCTGAGTATCGATAACGCGAACGTTCTGGAGATTGTGAACTCAAGCGCTGGCAAGGCAACGATCTTGAATGCACAAGGTGCTGTCGTGATGTTTAGCGATACGGCGTTGGAATCACTGCAACTCGAGAATCGAGGAACGGTGATTGCAAAGGGCAACACCACGGCGGATAACGCACGCATTCGTATGAGTGGGGGCGTGTTTGATGTTTCAAATATCGAAGGACCCGAAGGGCGTAGGCATCTCGACGGAGAAAT includes:
- the glyA gene encoding serine hydroxymethyltransferase — translated: MFDKSKSTVAAVDPDVWAAIQKENQRQEDHIELIASENYTSPAVMEAQGSQLTNKYAEGYPGKRYYGGCEYVDIVEQLAIDRVKALFGAEAANVQPNSGSQANQGVYFAMLKPGDTIMGMSLAHGGHLTHGSPVNMSGKWFNVVSYGLNEQEDIDYDAAEKLAQQHKPKMIVAGASAFALKIDFERMSKIAKSVGAYFMVDMAHYAGLIAAGVYPNPVPHADFVTTTTHKSLRGPRGGVILMKAEFEKPINSAIFPGIQGGPLMHVIAGKAVAFKEAASPEFKAYQEQVAKNARVMAETLVKRGLRIVSGRTESHVMLVDLRAKNITGKAAEAALGEAHITVNKNAIPNDPEKPFVTSGVRLGSPAMTTRGFKEAEAELVGNLIADVLDNPEDAENLARVRAQVAELTKRFPVYG
- the nrdR gene encoding transcriptional regulator NrdR, with amino-acid sequence MRCPFCRHDDTQVIDSREAEDGAAIRRRRKCPSCDKRFTTYERVELAMPAVVKKDGSRAEYDRAKVRASMQLAIRKRPVSAEAMDAAIARIEYKLLAGAEREVMSQRIGELVMRELKRLDKIAYIRFASVYRSFEDIAEFRDVLEEIDSTDIKPKRKPVG